The nucleotide window GCAAATTGAACATGTAGGGAACTGTGAACAATGAAACTCTAGGGTACTTCATTGGAAGAGTATATCTTTTCCTCACCCGCCTTGGGATAGACAAGGAACGGCTGCGTTTCCGTCAGCATCTTGCAAATGAAATGGCCCACTATGCAGCAGATTGCTGGGATGCTGAAATTGAGAGTTCCTATGGATGGATTGAGTGTGTTGGCATTGCAGATAGGTCTGCTTACGACCTACGTGCTCACTCGGTATGAAACTTACCTTTTAGTTTTCCTTTGGCAACCATTCAAAGTTACTAATGCTGATTGTGGATACTCTGTTGTATGGTAGGAGAAAAGCGGGGTTGCTCTTGTGGCTGAAGAGAAGTATGCAGAGCCTAAAGAAGTAGAGGTATCTATTCATTCGATTTCTTACATTTTCATTACTGTCTTTATAACTTTGTTGttaatatgtttctcttttctttcagaAACTTGTGATTAATCCTGTGAAGAAAGAACTGGGTCTTGCATTCAAGGGAACTCAGAAGAATGTGGTTGAATCTTTGGAGGTACTGTTTTACTTTTTGGTTTTTCTCTCTCATGGTATGAGTTTATATAACAAAGAACATGCTCTGGGTAATGTTTTGTCAGGCGATGAATGAGAAAGAAGCTATGGAGATGAAGGCAACCCTGGAATCCAAAGGGGAAGTGGAATTCTACGTGTGTACACTCGGGAAAAACGTGAGCATCAAGAAGAACATGGTGTCAATctcgaaggagaagaagaaggagcaCCAGCGGGTTTTCACACCGTCAGTGATTGAGCCATCGTTTGGTATTGGTCGAATCATATATTGTCTGTACGAGCATTGCTTCAGCACAAGGCCAAGCAAAGCAGGGGACGAACAGTTGAACGTGTTCCGCTTCCCTCCTCTTGTGGCTCCCATCAAGTGCACGGTTTTCCCGCTGGTTCAGAACCAACAATTCGAGGAAGCAACCAAAGTCATTTCCAAGGAACTCACTTCTGTTGGCATCTCACATAAGATTGACATCACTGGTACGtgttaaaaaaacagttttaaagttatttagaattttGAGATGGAGCAAAACCGAGTGTGAGATTTGTGTGTTTGAATGAACACAGGTACATCGATAGGCAAAAGGTATGCGAGAACGGATGAGCTAGGAGTGCCGTTTGCAATAACAGTGGACTCGGATACATCGGTGACAATCAGAGAAAGAGACAGCAAAGACCAAGTCAGAGTTAGCTTGAAAGAGGCAGCCTCTGTGGTGAGCTCAGTCGCGGAGGGGAAGATGACATGGCAAGACGTGTGGGCAAGCTTCCCTCACCACTCTTCTGCTGCTGCAGACGAGCAGGAGTGATTTGTTCCTCCAATGATCATGAGTATAATTTAAAACCTATGTTTTGTGAAAATCGTTTGTTGGACCTGcccatttttatgtttttataatgaCTGTTCTCTCCTCGAACTTTTCCTTTTTGCCTATGTGGTTTGGTTTCCTCGAAAAAAAAACGTTGACTACTCTCTCAGAGGTGCATGAGGAAGACCCTCTTGTTGGAAGTCTTTGACTTTGTTAAGTAAATGTTCTTAGCTTGTGGAGTAAAAGCTAGTGTCTTTCACACATGTCTGCAAAATTCAGTAGACTAGATTGTGTCGGCTGTCAATTTACATTATTGATTTTATTTGTATACGGCATTTTCATTCTTGAGGAGAAGATGCTAGAAGTTgattgtttaaattaaatgtcACACCAGAGGTTGTTCTCAAGACATCTGTGCATGTCATACGAACACTGGAACATGTTACCGGGCCAACCATTTGCACAAGGACTATTGCACCGAGACGCTGGATAAATATGTTACCATCTCTGCTGAGAAAATTGCTGAATTGAATAATGTTATCGCTGTAATTTCATGAAACAATCATCGTTGCTGAGCTAGTTTCCGTTTCTTAATTAACCAGAGTCTCAAAGTTGTCATCATATTTCCTTGTGATTCAGTTACTTGCCGCCTGAAATTGCACAAGGCATATTTTTCAACTTTTATGAAATGTATGAATACTCGGTCTGAAACCTACCTTTTATTTCTCTTTTCATCAATTCATTCGATTAAACTTAATTAATTACTAAAGTAGAATGTCTCCACATTGTTGTATGGAAAAAATGGCGTTGCTCTTGTGGCTTTAGAGAAATAACAtgcagaaccttaagaagtagATGTATCTATTAATTCGAATTAAgatatcttttattttgtttgttctaTTTGCTAATTTTTTTTCCGTCTCAGTTAACGatgatttttttgttcaaataacATATCGCtcttaaaacaaaaaagaaagttGGGGAATTATATATTTCTCTCCATATATTAGTTTCGATAAATTCATCGGAGAAAATGAGATAGTATGTCGAATTCTTGTACTTGTTAGTTGTTAATATTGTTGTTTTTAATCATAcagaaaaatattaattgttgGGCTGAAGTAATTTATTTTGAAGCAAGTTTGTTTTCGTTATCTAACAACGAGTCAACAGTTTCCCGCTTTTAGAAAAATACACAAATTAGAAACTTTGGTGACCAATAATAACATCCAAAATGTTCAATGCAAGTGAAATTCAAGTGAAATCATTCTCAATATGCACGAATAGCTTTTCCTTTTTGTTCTTCGTTTGATTTCAAACATCATTATGTAATAAACCACATAATACACCAAATATTACAAATTATCCAGGTTTGAAGAGGAAAAGTTAAAACATATACACAAATCATCTCTTTTAAAAACCACAATTTCAATTAATTAGAAGTAGGCTGTCCATGAAATAGATACACATACATGTTTATATACAACAAGCTAAGTAATTTATGCTTATATATAATGTGTTCATAAATACTCTATATATACGCATATGAAAAAGAAAGATTCAGATCTCTAGTACTATCTCTCAAGATTCATGCTTCAAGAATTTTGAAGGAACAATGTCCTGAAGAAGACCACAGTCAATAACTTGTTGATGATTACTATAATTAGTAGAGTCACCATGACACCGTTGATACGTTACAGTTCCTGCTGATTGATAATTGACCGGATGTTGATTCTTCATAAGAAACTCTTGATGGTAACGTGGGAAGCTATGGAGGATAGCACTTCCATGGTGGCCTAATAAATTCTCCCCGACCATGGGACCTCTCAACGTCGATGGGATTGGATGGTAGTGCTTTCCTTCGTAAGTTGTAATTACGATCAACGGATCTTGAAACGATCTCTCTACGCGTTTCTTCACGTTACACTTCTGCGTTGTGCACCTATAGTAACTCCTGAAAACGCATGCATAACTTTTACATACATATATTGTGGTATACTTTTATAATATTACATGGACAAGTAAAATACTTCATCCGTTTCATAATATAAGTTTTAGTTAAGAACAtggagataaaaaaaattattatcataaaAGCATCagttgatatataaaataagatagTTCAACCAATTATAGAAGAGTTTGCAAAATTTAATTGACTACACAATATTGAATAAAGAATAAACTAAAcagaaacaaattatattttgaaacagaaaataatactaaaataagtaatattaggCAATAGAAGACATACTAAAAttagaatatataaatatagtgaGGAAGTGAACCTTGGATAGGGGCTGTTCTTGACGGCCTTTTGTCCATATTTTCTCCATCTATAACCATCTTCAAGATGATCCACCTCGCTTTTGGTCATAAAGGCAACCCTagcttctctttctttcttctctccttTCCCTTTGCCTTGTTTTCTCCTAACCATACTCATCATCCACAAAGCATGTTAGTCTCCAGGGTTACAAAGTTTAAACGACTAATTGATTGTAATCAAGTAAATGTAGATTTCCTGAGAATCTTACGTGATGAATTGACGACTAAAGACCGAATATATAGACTGAGTTTTGGTTCAAGAGATCTAGCTACCcgaacataaaagaaaaaaaaattgatagcaACTGTCTGAAAGGTTTTATTTGGCTCATAATCCACCCTTAAAACACATTTTGATAAGaggaaatggaaaaaaaaaactcacaatTGCTTGGAGGTTTCACCAACACCATGTTGGTCTCCTTCGTTGTGATCCTCCATTGGGCCGCTCTTATCGCCCACGTTCTCTTTAGGGCCAGCTTCATTGGAGGAAGAAGAGACTATTGGAGAATTTGGATTGAGGTTTAAGTAACGGTAATTCACTATTTGGCCCATATTAGACGGTGAAATCGGTTGGCAAGGGTAATTATAAAGTGAGAACTTGAAGGCCTTCTCTAGTGAGCTTTGTAAGCAGTCGGCTACGCTCGTGAAAATAACCTCATCTAAACAAGTGTTCTTGTGGTCAACCTGATCAtccattgaagaagaagaggaagataaTTGGTTGTTTAAACTTATGTGTTAGGTTTCTATGTGGACTTTGGGTGATCAAGTCTAATAAATACAGGTCCATTCAACTTTACTTTATTTGCTTTGATGGTCTTGTAGCTttgaatattaataatattatttttaaatttttttggagcGTTATTTTTGGAGAAAACAAATGTATCCATTGGCCTGTAAATTACTGAgtttcaaaatcaaaaccatTCGACTATAGTGTTTGACCTCCAAGCAAacattttaagttttatatacaaaataacaatGTAATGTTCGTTTTAGGACTTGGCATTCGGGTCTTCAAGTCTGGTTCGAACCAGTTTCTTTTGGGTCCATGTCATTCGGATCCTAAACATTTATATCCAACTAAATACTCAGAAAgttttggttcggatttagATCGGTTCTGTTTAGATCCGAGTCGGTTCtcatctataattaaaatatctataaaacaCATGTAATTTTTTGATACGTAATGGATATGAATATTTAAGATccaaaaaaacccaaaatatCACCTGGATCTAAAACACATGTAATCACTTCTTTTTGAATTTGTTCGAAGAATGGTAGACCCACtagattttttataaatagtttaacgAGTAAGAATCTAAAATTTATACACGGCGTGAAAAATTCTACTATTACAATAACAATTTATAAACCAACTAGATATGACCGATTTACTACTCTGCAACAATTGATCTTaccaaaacaaatatttttgcctacaaaaatatcaaatattgatgtaattttttttaaaatttctccaAAATGTgaaatcaataaatttgaaaGAATCTAAGAGGGACAAATTGTTATTGGAAAGTTTAAAAGGGTCATAATCTTTGAAGACTTTATTGGGtataataaatattgttaacaaTATGTTTTTCTTGTCATCTGTTAACAATATGTCTGTAAGTGTGAAAAGATAGGTTTGACAATTTCAGCTTGAAATTAATTTGGTAGAGGTATATTGAACAAAAAGTGGTTTCTATGAAGGAAACATTAAGCTATCTTTTCTCTCTCAATTCTATCTACCATACTATGATTTAccatcattattattttttaacatgCTTTACCATTATTAGTTTTAACTTTCAactttatgaattttattttaagtatttttgttttataaaa belongs to Brassica rapa cultivar Chiifu-401-42 chromosome A07, CAAS_Brap_v3.01, whole genome shotgun sequence and includes:
- the WRKY71 gene encoding probable WRKY transcription factor 71 isoform X1 gives rise to the protein MANLGHQVDHKNTCLDEVIFTSVADCLQSSLEKAFKFSLYNYPCQPISPSNMGQIVNYRYLNLNPNSPIVSSSSNEAGPKENVGDKSGPMEDHNEGDQHGVGETSKQLRKQGKGKGEKKEREARVAFMTKSEVDHLEDGYRWRKYGQKAVKNSPYPRSYYRCTTQKCNVKKRVERSFQDPLIVITTYEGKHYHPIPSTLRGPMVGENLLGHHGSAILHSFPRYHQEFLMKNQHPVNYQSAGTVTYQRCHGDSTNYSNHQQVIDCGLLQDIVPSKFLKHES
- the WRKY71 gene encoding probable WRKY transcription factor 71 encodes the protein MDDQVDHKNTCLDEVIFTSVADCLQSSLEKAFKFSLYNYPCQPISPSNMGQIVNYRYLNLNPNSPIVSSSSNEAGPKENVGDKSGPMEDHNEGDQHGVGETSKQLRKQGKGKGEKKEREARVAFMTKSEVDHLEDGYRWRKYGQKAVKNSPYPRSYYRCTTQKCNVKKRVERSFQDPLIVITTYEGKHYHPIPSTLRGPMVGENLLGHHGSAILHSFPRYHQEFLMKNQHPVNYQSAGTVTYQRCHGDSTNYSNHQQVIDCGLLQDIVPSKFLKHES